In Nitrospirota bacterium, a single window of DNA contains:
- a CDS encoding CHASE2 domain-containing protein, with protein sequence MLKEFIKERLVKAFIVGAIIGMAGIGINLFPAGTALEENFGLDLLFTMRGTRVPPEDVVIVSIDKESADRLDLPEDPRKWPRFLHAKLIDVITAAGAAVIVFDVNFSEPRSSQEDNKLADAMRRSGNTVLCEFMQIENVPIDNKTGSTYGEMNIAKVVPPIPSLARAAFARAPFPLPKISNKVSQYWTFMTSAGDKPTLPVVSFQIFVMQYHVDFIRLMDRVNAYHAEKLRQSHKDFVKNRGIEKVIRDIRHIFQGDPHIGAEMVKELESSRIPFDNKTKHAVLHSLITLYKGNSHSQYLNFYGPARTITTLPYYMVLQHGLPPGIPCR encoded by the coding sequence ATGTTAAAGGAGTTCATAAAGGAACGCCTTGTAAAGGCTTTCATTGTAGGAGCCATAATCGGCATGGCCGGGATAGGAATTAACCTGTTCCCTGCAGGAACTGCACTTGAGGAAAATTTCGGCCTTGACCTGCTGTTCACAATGAGAGGAACAAGGGTGCCTCCTGAAGATGTTGTTATTGTGAGCATAGATAAGGAGTCGGCTGACAGACTCGACCTGCCTGAAGATCCCAGAAAATGGCCACGATTCCTCCATGCAAAGCTCATTGATGTGATAACTGCTGCAGGAGCAGCAGTTATTGTCTTCGATGTGAATTTTTCCGAGCCACGCTCGTCCCAGGAGGATAATAAACTTGCCGATGCAATGAGGAGATCCGGCAATACGGTACTTTGTGAGTTCATGCAGATAGAAAATGTTCCCATAGACAATAAAACAGGCTCCACATACGGAGAAATGAATATTGCAAAAGTGGTGCCCCCGATACCGTCTCTTGCCCGGGCAGCATTTGCACGTGCCCCTTTCCCCCTTCCCAAAATATCAAATAAAGTCAGTCAATACTGGACATTCATGACATCAGCGGGAGACAAGCCCACGCTGCCCGTAGTCAGTTTCCAGATATTTGTCATGCAATATCACGTGGACTTTATTCGTCTTATGGATCGTGTCAATGCATATCATGCGGAAAAGCTCCGGCAAAGCCATAAGGATTTTGTGAAAAACCGGGGGATTGAAAAAGTCATACGTGATATCCGCCACATCTTTCAGGGAGATCCTCACATTGGTGCAGAAATGGTGAAAGAGCTGGAAAGTTCAAGAATACCATTTGATAATAAAACAAAGCATGCCGTGCTGCATTCTCTCATTACCCTCTATAAGGGAAATTCTCACAGCCAGTATCTGAACTTCTACGGGCCTGCACGGACTATTACGACCTTGCCGTATTACATGGTATTGCAGCATGGTCTGCCCCCGGGAATACCTTGCCGGTGA
- a CDS encoding adenylate/guanylate cyclase domain-containing protein: protein MNLKGKAVFVGLSQLSPIDQKESFYTVYSEKHGLDISGIEIAATAFANLLENRPVQPIDFRVYLGVIFVWGIVIGFICKRFSTTAAFFSMTGLVTVYLIFAIFQFKSRGIWYPVITPCVLQTTLALFSGVLWNYIEVKQERQNIKKAFGYYLPNDVVERLLTDIDGIHDSHQVVYGICMSTDAEQYSFLSEVMEPKELGNFMNRYYELIFKPIRQHGGIVSDVVGDSVLAIWVSAKPEIVLRKEACIAALDIQRTIYNFNRTSQTHMLPTRIGLHSGKILLGNIGAFDHYEYRPVGDIVNTASRLEGLNKYLGTQVLVTRDVVSQLDGFYTRGLGEFKLAGKTKPVEVYELICREEEVTEKQRRAGEIFQQAIRAFRNQSWDRAINLFKEHMDYLGDDGPSQFFVQMCRDKREVAKKELWDGVVEIGRK from the coding sequence GTGAATCTGAAGGGAAAAGCGGTATTTGTCGGTCTTTCACAGCTGTCGCCAATAGATCAGAAAGAGAGCTTTTACACCGTATATTCGGAAAAACATGGTCTCGATATCAGCGGTATTGAAATTGCAGCTACGGCATTTGCCAATCTGCTGGAGAACAGGCCTGTGCAACCAATTGATTTCCGGGTCTATCTTGGAGTAATTTTTGTGTGGGGAATTGTGATCGGCTTTATCTGTAAAAGGTTTAGCACTACTGCAGCATTTTTCAGTATGACGGGATTGGTTACCGTATATCTCATATTTGCCATTTTCCAGTTTAAGAGCCGGGGCATCTGGTACCCTGTGATTACCCCCTGCGTTTTGCAGACAACGCTGGCACTCTTCAGCGGTGTTTTATGGAATTACATAGAAGTGAAACAGGAAAGGCAGAATATCAAAAAGGCTTTCGGTTATTATCTCCCGAACGACGTTGTTGAAAGGCTGCTGACGGATATTGACGGAATCCATGACAGTCATCAGGTTGTCTACGGGATATGCATGTCTACAGATGCCGAACAGTATTCATTTCTTTCAGAAGTAATGGAACCTAAAGAGCTGGGAAATTTTATGAACAGGTACTATGAGCTTATATTCAAACCGATAAGACAGCACGGAGGGATTGTCTCAGATGTGGTCGGAGATTCTGTGCTTGCAATATGGGTGTCAGCCAAGCCGGAAATTGTTCTCAGGAAAGAGGCATGTATTGCGGCACTCGACATCCAGAGGACCATATATAATTTTAACAGGACGTCTCAGACACACATGCTCCCCACACGCATCGGCCTGCATTCCGGAAAGATACTTCTCGGCAATATAGGGGCATTCGATCATTACGAATACAGACCGGTCGGGGACATCGTCAATACCGCAAGCCGTCTGGAGGGTCTTAACAAATATTTAGGTACCCAGGTGCTTGTAACGCGGGACGTGGTAAGTCAGCTGGATGGATTTTATACAAGGGGACTCGGAGAATTCAAACTTGCGGGAAAAACAAAACCTGTTGAGGTTTATGAGTTGATCTGCAGGGAAGAAGAGGTGACTGAAAAGCAGAGAAGGGCAGGTGAAATCTTCCAGCAGGCAATAAGGGCTTTCAGAAATCAGTCTTGGGACAGGGCTATTAATCTTTTCAAAGAACACATGGATTATCTCGGCGATGATGGACCGTCGCAATTTTTTGTGCAAATGTGCCGTGATAAAAGGGAAGTGGCAAAGAAGGAGTTATGGGATGGTGTAGTCGAAATAGGCAGGAAATAA
- a CDS encoding FecR domain-containing protein: MKRASIILVFIAVPLLYLVLPHSASAHTCEKWIAKAVSVQGDVQTLKEGETQWLSVKMQDTFCTGDMIRVMEQGRAAVVLWNGVIMRFDQNTTVTFNGVENENTSLIDILKGVVNFFSRWPRSLNITTPFVNGIVEGTEFLAKVGSDNTVLSVFEGKVLATNKAGSLTLTSGQTAVAAHDQPPVLQTVVRPRDAVQWALYYPPVIYIREEKLREDDPRHMTQRASSLLHVGRVDEAKAEIGRALNADPGNSLAFALQSVIATVQNEKEKALSLAKQAVEADKKSAAAYISLSYARQAHFDLEGSLISLQEAVKAEPENAIAWARLSEIRLSFGEIDKAVKAADKAFELNPHIARTHTVRGFAYLTQVKIRESMELFEKAILLDQADPLPRLGLGLANIRKGCLQEGRRQIEIAVSLDPDNSLIRSYLGKAYYEEKQDRMSEDQYAMAKEFDPRDPTPFFYDAIRKQSINCPVEALHDMQKAIELNDNRAVYRSRMLLDADLAARSASLARIYSDLGFEQLALVEGWKSVNNDSADFSGHRFLADTYSALPRHEIARVSELLQSQLLQPINIIPVQPRLAESDLRILEGAGPSDLSFNEFNPLFNRNGVGVQMSSIIGENKTFGDEIVVSAVHGKLSLSAGQFHYETEGWRENNDQQQNISNIFAQVELSAKTSIQAEFRMKNIKSGDLDVFFDPDRFVPDWRYQEEKNSLRFGLHHNITPGSDLIASLIYLDGDYEFLMTGYEGDIDEKGYLGEIQHLYNTERFSLITGAGYYNEDRKDKESMPEFDYSSSTENKPSHKNLYMYAKINVLTNLTLTVGASADFLKGWNAAQKIEKDQLNPKFGIAWNPLVNTTLRMAVFRTLNRAIITDQTIEPTQVSGFNQFYDDTEGAEAWRYGIGLDQKFSSRLYGGAEFSKRELEVPGVTYGATGTRLIEGEWDEQLGRAYLYWTPHGWVSLSTEYQYERFEMPEDFAARMFTELNTHRVKFGMNVFHPSGISVKLNPIYVNQHGDFMKFNPETFETYFESDKDTFWVFDASVSYRFPKRRGMLTLAAKNLFDEDFKFQDTDPRNPRIWPDRLIYGKITLVF; this comes from the coding sequence ATGAAACGTGCCAGCATCATACTTGTTTTCATCGCTGTTCCGCTGTTGTATCTTGTGCTGCCTCATAGTGCATCTGCACATACATGCGAGAAGTGGATAGCAAAAGCAGTATCAGTCCAGGGAGATGTGCAGACTCTGAAAGAGGGTGAAACCCAGTGGCTTTCAGTAAAAATGCAGGATACCTTCTGTACGGGTGATATGATCAGGGTGATGGAACAGGGCAGAGCTGCTGTTGTTTTGTGGAACGGGGTTATTATGCGGTTTGATCAGAATACCACGGTCACGTTCAACGGGGTAGAAAATGAGAATACCTCTCTGATAGACATACTGAAAGGAGTGGTAAATTTTTTCAGCAGGTGGCCAAGATCACTTAATATCACTACACCTTTTGTAAACGGTATTGTTGAAGGAACAGAATTTCTTGCAAAAGTCGGAAGTGACAATACAGTGCTGTCAGTATTTGAAGGAAAGGTGCTGGCAACAAACAAGGCTGGAAGTTTGACGCTTACATCAGGACAGACCGCGGTTGCCGCACATGATCAGCCCCCGGTTCTGCAAACAGTTGTTCGTCCGCGGGATGCGGTGCAGTGGGCGCTCTATTACCCTCCTGTTATATACATTCGTGAGGAGAAATTGCGGGAGGATGATCCGCGACATATGACCCAGCGCGCGTCATCGCTGCTGCATGTAGGACGGGTTGATGAAGCAAAAGCTGAAATCGGGCGCGCCCTGAACGCAGATCCGGGAAACAGCCTGGCATTTGCGCTTCAGTCCGTAATTGCCACAGTACAGAATGAAAAGGAAAAGGCGCTCAGTCTCGCGAAACAGGCGGTTGAAGCTGACAAAAAATCTGCTGCCGCATATATTTCACTGTCCTATGCACGACAGGCACATTTCGATCTTGAAGGTTCACTGATAAGTCTCCAGGAAGCGGTTAAAGCCGAACCTGAAAACGCCATTGCGTGGGCAAGGTTGTCAGAAATCCGTCTTTCTTTCGGTGAAATTGATAAAGCAGTGAAGGCGGCAGACAAAGCTTTTGAACTTAATCCGCATATTGCACGTACACATACTGTTCGCGGCTTTGCGTATCTGACTCAGGTGAAGATAAGAGAGTCCATGGAACTTTTCGAAAAGGCGATTCTACTTGATCAGGCAGATCCCCTGCCGAGGCTCGGACTCGGATTGGCAAATATCCGCAAGGGATGCCTGCAGGAGGGAAGAAGGCAGATAGAGATTGCAGTGAGTCTGGATCCTGACAACTCACTCATCAGGAGCTATCTCGGCAAAGCATACTACGAGGAGAAACAGGATAGAATGTCAGAAGACCAGTATGCAATGGCGAAGGAATTCGATCCGCGGGACCCCACGCCATTTTTCTATGATGCGATCAGGAAACAGAGCATCAATTGTCCGGTCGAAGCATTGCATGATATGCAGAAGGCAATTGAACTGAACGACAACCGGGCGGTCTACCGCTCCAGGATGCTGCTCGATGCAGACCTTGCTGCAAGGAGTGCAAGCCTTGCAAGGATTTACAGTGACCTTGGGTTCGAACAGCTTGCACTGGTTGAAGGTTGGAAGTCTGTCAATAATGATTCTGCCGATTTTTCCGGCCACAGGTTTCTTGCGGACACCTATTCGGCATTGCCGCGACATGAGATTGCACGCGTGAGTGAACTGCTCCAGTCCCAACTGCTTCAACCGATAAACATCATACCTGTTCAGCCTCGTCTTGCTGAAAGTGACCTGAGGATACTCGAAGGTGCGGGACCTTCAGACCTTTCTTTTAATGAGTTCAATCCGTTGTTCAACCGGAACGGGGTTGGTGTCCAGATGAGCAGCATAATTGGTGAGAACAAGACATTCGGAGATGAAATCGTGGTATCGGCTGTTCATGGAAAGTTATCCTTAAGCGCGGGACAATTTCATTATGAGACGGAAGGATGGCGCGAGAATAACGACCAGCAGCAGAATATTTCCAATATATTTGCTCAGGTTGAGCTTTCTGCCAAGACAAGCATTCAGGCTGAATTCAGAATGAAAAACATAAAGAGCGGGGACCTTGACGTCTTTTTTGACCCGGATAGATTTGTCCCAGATTGGCGGTATCAAGAAGAGAAAAATTCTCTGCGCTTCGGTTTGCATCATAATATTACGCCTGGCTCTGACTTAATCGCATCGTTGATTTATCTGGACGGAGACTATGAGTTCCTCATGACAGGATATGAAGGCGATATTGATGAAAAAGGTTATTTGGGAGAGATACAACATCTTTATAATACTGAGAGATTCAGTCTCATTACCGGAGCTGGATATTATAATGAAGACCGTAAGGATAAGGAAAGTATGCCTGAATTTGATTACTCTTCTTCCACAGAAAACAAACCCAGTCATAAAAACCTTTACATGTATGCCAAAATCAATGTGCTCACAAATTTAACCCTAACTGTCGGTGCAAGCGCTGATTTTCTCAAAGGCTGGAATGCAGCCCAAAAAATAGAGAAAGATCAGCTTAATCCGAAATTCGGGATAGCCTGGAATCCTCTCGTAAATACTACGCTGAGAATGGCAGTCTTCAGAACACTTAACAGGGCGATAATAACAGACCAGACGATTGAGCCCACTCAGGTCTCAGGATTCAATCAGTTCTATGACGATACCGAAGGAGCGGAAGCATGGCGTTATGGCATCGGTTTGGATCAGAAGTTCTCTTCCAGGCTGTATGGTGGTGCCGAGTTTTCGAAACGGGAGCTGGAAGTTCCGGGGGTTACATATGGTGCAACAGGAACAAGACTTATCGAAGGTGAGTGGGACGAGCAGCTTGGAAGGGCGTATCTGTACTGGACACCCCATGGATGGGTTTCATTAAGCACGGAATACCAGTATGAGCGCTTCGAGATGCCTGAGGACTTTGCTGCTCGGATGTTTACGGAGCTGAATACCCACAGGGTCAAGTTTGGAATGAACGTTTTTCATCCATCGGGTATCAGCGTCAAACTAAATCCTATATATGTGAATCAGCATGGAGATTTTATGAAATTCAATCCGGAAACATTCGAAACGTATTTCGAATCTGACAAGGATACTTTCTGGGTTTTTGATGCTTCTGTGAGTTACAGGTTTCCCAAAAGGAGGGGTATGCTCACACTGGCTGCCAAAAACCTGTTCGACGAGGATTTCAAATTTCAGGACACTGATCCGAGAAACCCGAGGATATGGCCGGACCGTTTGATATACGGAAAAATCACCCTTGTATTTTAG
- a CDS encoding BTAD domain-containing putative transcriptional regulator codes for MKKAYISGKEPVVFKITKPHIEGIFVRDRLFDVIEKAREFPVLFVTSPPGSGKTILVSSYLESHKLPFIWYRVDEGDEDIATFFFYMGLAIKRAFPAKRFSLPIFSPEYTGSASVFSKRYFEHIFSRVAPPFMIVLDNFQAIPDDSQFQEILCHIFDEIPEGINITVISRKGVPASFAALQVNKRICPVDWSHIRFSYDEVKAFVTQKAGEISDEHIHFLYQKTDGWAAGLVLMLESLRKEKFAYTGLNHLSFGNIFDYFAHETFRELDKATRMFLLKTSCMHVLTADTADKLTGLGNSERILNNLNRNHYFTEIYPQERSVYYYHPLFREFLQSRAKEVFPHEEILGIKQHAAVLLEDSGRMEDAIGLFRESGDIEGIVRIIQKWAGTLVEQGRYQTLSNWLEYLPKDVLSDNPGILYWMGVCRLPFNPAESQIHFEVAFHKFNKRNKGPETFLSWAGVVDSIMYGHEGLKSLDRWFPVIDDLTKKYRNFHDDHVESGILCSLVRALSLRRPAKSRMEMWADRIQTFIQESRDVSVKISALTTLGCYFYSEGNFQKMNIVLESLHELIKRREVSPVTRLNVEWLKAAYFNVMSQHDECRRVVSGGLELAAALKIYVMESMLLGHGVLSSLKNEDFETAHEYLKRMAYELSFLKTWEASFYHYCSAWEALYRNNLAQALTHSEHCLRLCEHAGNPWTMSCAHLLAANVSFVFEEIKQAFCHIRQAFSIGKRSGNEFTPYICHLTEAYFLFKQGKEGLAIKAVRRGLKKGREKGFVSLFMSVKGVMETISSKALEHEIEVPYVKSLICSNRILPDTTSLENEHWPWPLKIFTLGRFGIQKNGSVLRFSGKVQQRPLAMLKALIAFGGREVPEDRIIDILWPESDGDAAHSAFTTTLHRLRQLLGVEQAVVFHEGKVFLDPRYCWVDTWAFERILGKVDASWDSVFSEGKKGDSNLIELAEKAVRMYSGAFLPGDRESWMISIRERLRNKYLRNISRLGMYWETTGKMEKAVECYHKGLEVDDLAEEFYQRLMKCYRRMGRRSEAIGVYKRCFQVLDSVLGIEPSPETEALIRPLMRKME; via the coding sequence GTGAAAAAGGCGTACATTTCTGGCAAAGAACCCGTAGTTTTTAAAATCACAAAGCCACATATTGAAGGGATATTCGTCCGGGATAGACTATTCGATGTAATCGAAAAAGCAAGGGAATTCCCTGTACTTTTCGTAACAAGCCCTCCCGGTTCCGGAAAGACAATACTTGTATCAAGCTATCTTGAATCTCATAAATTGCCTTTTATTTGGTATAGGGTCGACGAAGGAGATGAAGATATCGCAACCTTCTTTTTTTATATGGGACTTGCGATAAAAAGGGCATTTCCTGCGAAGCGCTTCTCTTTGCCCATATTTTCACCTGAATATACGGGAAGCGCATCTGTTTTTTCGAAGCGTTATTTTGAGCATATCTTTAGCAGGGTCGCCCCTCCTTTCATGATTGTTCTGGATAATTTTCAGGCAATTCCCGATGATTCTCAGTTCCAGGAAATTTTGTGCCATATATTTGATGAAATTCCTGAAGGGATCAACATAACCGTTATCAGCAGAAAAGGCGTCCCGGCTTCATTTGCAGCTCTGCAGGTGAATAAAAGAATCTGTCCTGTTGACTGGAGTCACATCCGTTTCTCATACGATGAAGTGAAGGCTTTTGTAACGCAGAAGGCAGGGGAGATATCTGATGAGCACATTCATTTCCTGTATCAGAAGACCGATGGCTGGGCGGCGGGTCTTGTCCTGATGCTTGAAAGCCTGAGGAAAGAGAAATTTGCATATACGGGATTGAATCATCTGTCATTTGGCAATATATTTGACTATTTTGCACATGAGACTTTCCGGGAACTTGACAAAGCTACGCGTATGTTTCTTCTGAAGACTTCATGCATGCATGTACTGACAGCTGATACTGCGGACAAACTCACCGGTCTCGGCAATTCTGAAAGAATACTGAACAATCTTAATAGAAACCATTATTTTACCGAAATATATCCGCAGGAACGGTCGGTATATTATTATCATCCTCTTTTCAGGGAATTTCTCCAGTCAAGAGCCAAAGAAGTATTTCCCCATGAAGAAATTCTGGGCATAAAGCAGCATGCAGCGGTTCTTCTGGAGGATTCCGGAAGAATGGAAGACGCAATCGGTCTTTTCAGGGAGTCAGGAGATATTGAAGGAATTGTCCGTATTATTCAGAAATGGGCTGGAACGCTGGTAGAGCAGGGCAGGTACCAGACACTTTCCAACTGGCTGGAATATCTCCCAAAAGATGTACTCTCAGATAATCCGGGGATTCTCTACTGGATGGGCGTGTGTCGTTTGCCCTTCAATCCGGCCGAAAGCCAGATCCACTTTGAGGTTGCGTTTCACAAATTCAACAAAAGGAATAAAGGTCCGGAAACATTCCTCTCATGGGCAGGAGTTGTTGATTCCATCATGTATGGTCATGAGGGTCTGAAATCGCTTGACCGATGGTTTCCCGTCATTGATGATCTGACCAAAAAATACAGGAATTTTCATGATGACCATGTCGAGTCAGGGATATTGTGCAGCCTTGTCAGAGCGCTCTCTCTCAGGCGGCCGGCGAAATCCAGAATGGAAATGTGGGCAGACCGTATACAAACATTTATTCAGGAGAGCAGGGATGTTTCTGTAAAAATCAGTGCTCTGACAACGCTGGGATGCTATTTCTACAGTGAAGGTAATTTCCAGAAAATGAACATTGTCCTTGAATCCCTGCATGAATTAATCAAACGACGAGAAGTGTCTCCTGTGACCAGATTAAACGTTGAATGGTTGAAAGCAGCATACTTCAATGTGATGTCGCAGCATGATGAGTGTCGGAGGGTCGTGTCCGGAGGCCTGGAACTGGCTGCCGCACTCAAGATTTACGTCATGGAGAGCATGCTTCTTGGACATGGTGTCCTTAGTTCGCTGAAGAATGAAGATTTCGAAACTGCACATGAATATCTGAAGAGAATGGCGTATGAATTAAGCTTCTTAAAGACATGGGAGGCGAGTTTCTATCATTATTGTTCTGCCTGGGAGGCATTGTACAGGAATAATCTCGCCCAGGCTCTCACTCATTCCGAACATTGCCTGAGATTGTGTGAACACGCGGGCAATCCCTGGACAATGTCATGTGCACATCTGCTTGCCGCGAACGTATCTTTTGTTTTTGAGGAGATAAAACAGGCTTTCTGTCATATCAGACAGGCTTTTTCGATCGGGAAACGCAGCGGGAACGAATTCACTCCTTACATATGCCACTTAACAGAGGCATATTTTCTCTTCAAACAGGGCAAGGAGGGTCTGGCAATAAAAGCTGTGCGAAGGGGCTTGAAAAAGGGAAGAGAAAAGGGTTTTGTCAGTCTTTTTATGTCTGTTAAGGGAGTGATGGAAACTATTTCTTCAAAGGCGCTTGAGCATGAAATAGAAGTTCCGTATGTGAAATCACTGATATGCAGCAATAGAATTCTTCCGGATACCACTTCTCTGGAAAATGAGCATTGGCCATGGCCTTTGAAGATATTTACCCTTGGACGGTTCGGAATACAAAAAAATGGATCTGTGCTGCGTTTTTCAGGCAAGGTTCAGCAGAGACCATTGGCGATGCTCAAGGCCCTGATAGCTTTTGGAGGAAGAGAAGTCCCGGAGGACAGGATCATCGACATCCTCTGGCCCGAATCAGACGGAGATGCTGCACATAGTGCGTTTACCACAACCCTTCACCGCCTGCGCCAGCTTCTCGGGGTTGAGCAGGCAGTGGTGTTTCACGAAGGAAAAGTATTCCTTGACCCGCGGTATTGCTGGGTGGATACGTGGGCGTTTGAGAGGATTCTCGGAAAAGTTGATGCGTCATGGGACTCGGTATTTTCAGAGGGAAAAAAGGGGGATTCCAATCTCATTGAACTTGCCGAGAAAGCGGTAAGGATGTATTCCGGTGCGTTTCTTCCGGGCGACCGTGAGTCGTGGATGATATCAATACGCGAGAGATTGCGAAATAAATATCTGCGAAACATCAGCAGGCTGGGAATGTACTGGGAGACGACCGGCAAAATGGAAAAGGCAGTCGAATGTTATCACAAAGGACTGGAAGTGGATGATCTTGCGGAGGAATTCTACCAGCGCCTTATGAAGTGTTACCGGAGGATGGGGAGGCGATCGGAAGCGATCGGTGTGTATAAACGGTGTTTTCAGGTTCTTGATTCCGTGCTCGGGATTGAACCGTCACCTGAAACAGAAGCACTTATAAGACCCCTTATGCGCAAAATGGAATGA
- a CDS encoding 3',5'-cyclic-nucleotide phosphodiesterase, giving the protein MRIRVIGCSGAEFPGHNAPSFVLDDEIVFDAGSITDVLDKKAQFRIKNIFITHAHLDHIKSIPFLADNVIVGRKKNRINILSIAQVIRTIKRHLFNSSVWPDFTIIPNPEHAIMNLITLKAGLTLRINRYSVTPYRVKHPVPAVGYLVEDDRNKRFFYTGDTGPTPQTWKNIGRRRLNCLIIDVSFPDAMRGMAVKTGHLTPALLRQELMMMHDMPERVYISHPKPQYIRTIRNQISRLKLNNVRILREGDIVKI; this is encoded by the coding sequence ATGAGAATCAGGGTTATCGGATGTTCGGGTGCTGAATTTCCCGGACACAACGCTCCCAGTTTTGTGCTTGATGATGAAATAGTATTCGATGCGGGGAGTATTACTGATGTGCTCGACAAGAAAGCCCAGTTCAGAATAAAGAATATCTTTATTACACATGCACATCTTGACCACATAAAAAGCATCCCATTTCTTGCTGATAACGTTATTGTAGGAAGAAAAAAGAACCGTATCAATATACTGAGTATTGCTCAGGTGATCAGAACCATCAAACGCCATCTTTTCAACAGTTCTGTGTGGCCGGATTTTACAATTATCCCCAATCCTGAACATGCAATCATGAATCTTATTACCCTGAAAGCCGGTCTGACACTCAGGATAAACCGTTATTCGGTAACTCCATACAGGGTGAAACATCCTGTTCCCGCTGTCGGTTATCTGGTAGAAGACGATAGAAACAAAAGATTCTTCTACACGGGTGATACCGGCCCCACACCACAAACATGGAAAAACATAGGCAGGAGAAGGCTCAACTGCCTTATTATTGACGTCTCTTTTCCTGATGCTATGAGGGGTATGGCGGTGAAAACCGGACATCTTACTCCCGCGTTGTTACGGCAGGAACTGATGATGATGCACGACATGCCCGAAAGGGTATATATTAGTCATCCGAAACCCCAGTATATCAGAACCATCAGAAACCAGATCTCACGGTTGAAGCTGAACAATGTGAGGATATTAAGGGAAGGAGACATTGTTAAGATATGA
- the hisC gene encoding histidinol-phosphate transaminase, translating into MWLKLWYNSFAMDLKKLVRPNVHALTAYAAKEIPCKVKLDANESPYGFKNAARALKSFKTHRYPDPEAKALKKLIAKDFRVNPENILQGNGSDEMIYYLVTTFGGPVLYPVPTFSMYGIISQAIGVRKLGIPLDSAFDIDIEGFLREIKKTKPRLIFLSSPNNPTGNCFSSDRILQIIEASRKGTIVVVDEAYQPFASKTGFLPLLGDYRNLVIMRTLSKIGLAGLRIGFLVADSEIIEEVNKTRLPFNVNSLSQTIAVEALRSKKVLRAYISSIISEREKLFAGMSGINGVIPFPSEANFILFRVPHPERVYAGLLENGVLVRNMKGLVDGCLRVTVGTPSENRIFLASLRKVAKK; encoded by the coding sequence ATGTGGCTGAAGTTATGGTATAATTCCTTTGCGATGGATCTAAAAAAATTAGTTAGGCCGAATGTGCATGCTCTTACCGCCTATGCCGCAAAAGAAATCCCCTGCAAAGTCAAACTTGATGCCAATGAAAGCCCTTATGGCTTCAAAAATGCAGCAAGGGCATTGAAATCATTCAAGACACACAGATATCCGGATCCGGAGGCGAAGGCCCTGAAAAAGCTCATAGCAAAGGATTTCAGAGTGAATCCGGAAAACATACTCCAGGGAAACGGATCTGATGAAATGATTTATTATCTGGTCACTACGTTCGGAGGTCCTGTACTTTATCCGGTTCCGACGTTCTCGATGTACGGGATCATCTCACAGGCAATAGGAGTGAGGAAACTTGGGATTCCCCTCGACAGTGCATTTGATATCGATATCGAAGGGTTTCTCAGGGAAATCAAAAAGACCAAACCGAGACTGATTTTTTTAAGTTCTCCGAATAATCCAACCGGCAACTGCTTTTCGTCTGACAGGATATTGCAGATCATAGAAGCTTCCAGGAAGGGAACAATAGTCGTTGTCGATGAGGCTTACCAGCCATTTGCAAGCAAAACAGGATTCCTTCCGCTTCTCGGTGATTACAGAAATCTCGTCATTATGAGAACGCTGAGCAAGATAGGGCTTGCGGGTCTCAGGATCGGGTTTCTCGTAGCGGACAGCGAGATAATTGAAGAAGTAAACAAGACCAGGCTCCCGTTTAATGTCAACTCATTGTCTCAGACGATAGCTGTCGAAGCTCTCAGAAGCAAGAAAGTGTTGAGGGCATATATATCATCCATAATTTCGGAAAGAGAGAAACTTTTTGCTGGGATGTCCGGGATAAATGGGGTAATACCTTTCCCGTCAGAGGCAAATTTTATTTTGTTCAGGGTGCCGCATCCTGAGAGAGTATATGCCGGGCTTCTGGAAAACGGGGTTCTTGTAAGGAACATGAAGGGCCTTGTGGATGGGTGCCTCAGGGTGACTGTTGGAACACCTTCGGAAAACAGGATTTTTCTCGCATCGCTCAGGAAGGTTGCAAAAAAATAG